In a genomic window of Streptomyces pristinaespiralis:
- a CDS encoding FhaA domain-containing protein: protein MGVLKRFEQRLEGLVNGTFAKVFKSEVQPVEIAGALQRECDNNATIWNRERTVVPNDFIVELSAPDFERLSPYSGQLGDELSGLVRDYAKQQRYTFMGPIKVHLEKADDLDTGLYRVRSRTLASSTSQAPGGRPGGGPQAVAGPAGGYGYPPTGAPPMPAAPPPGMAAGPRPGPAAGQRAAGPGAMPNTQVRRWIEINGTRHQISRPTLVLGRSTDADVRIDDPGVSRRHCEIRTGTPSTIQDLGSTNGIVVDGQHTTRATLRDGSRIVVGSTTIVYRQAEG from the coding sequence ATGGGAGTCCTGAAGCGTTTCGAGCAGCGTCTCGAAGGTCTGGTCAACGGCACCTTCGCCAAGGTGTTCAAGTCCGAGGTCCAGCCTGTCGAGATCGCGGGCGCCCTCCAGCGGGAGTGCGACAACAACGCGACGATCTGGAACCGCGAGCGGACCGTCGTCCCCAACGATTTCATCGTCGAGCTCAGCGCGCCCGACTTCGAGCGCCTGAGCCCGTACTCGGGCCAGCTCGGCGACGAGCTCTCCGGCTTGGTCCGTGACTACGCCAAGCAGCAGCGCTACACCTTCATGGGCCCGATCAAGGTCCACCTGGAGAAGGCGGACGACCTCGACACGGGTCTGTACCGGGTACGCAGCCGCACACTGGCGTCGAGTACGTCACAGGCCCCCGGAGGCCGCCCCGGCGGAGGTCCCCAGGCAGTGGCCGGCCCCGCCGGCGGCTACGGTTACCCCCCGACCGGTGCTCCTCCGATGCCGGCCGCACCACCTCCCGGCATGGCAGCGGGTCCGCGTCCCGGCCCCGCTGCGGGCCAGCGCGCAGCCGGCCCGGGCGCCATGCCGAACACACAAGTACGACGCTGGATCGAGATCAATGGCACCCGCCATCAGATCTCCCGCCCGACGCTGGTGCTGGGTCGCAGCACCGACGCCGATGTGCGGATCGACGACCCCGGCGTATCGCGCCGGCACTGTGAGATCCGGACCGGAACGCCCTCGACGATCCAGGATCTCGGGTCCACCAACGGCATCGTGGTGGACGGGCAGCACACCACCCGCGCTACGCTCCGCGACGGCTCGCGGATCGTCGTGGGCAGCACCACCATCGTTTACCGGCAAGCCGAAGGGTGA
- a CDS encoding FHA domain-containing protein FhaB/FipA produces MSELTLTVMRLGFLAVLWLFVIVAVQVIRSDLFGTRVTQRGSRRGADARPQQPRQNAAPPQQRQQAGGRQRRGAPTKLVVSEGTLTGTTVALQGQTITLGRAHDSTIVLDDDYASSRHARIYPDRDGQWIVEDLGSTNGTYLDRTRLTTPTPIPLGAPIRIGKTVIELRK; encoded by the coding sequence ATGTCAGAGCTGACCCTGACGGTCATGCGGCTAGGTTTCCTGGCCGTTCTGTGGCTGTTCGTCATCGTGGCCGTCCAGGTCATTCGCAGCGATCTGTTCGGCACGCGGGTGACGCAGCGCGGTTCGCGCCGCGGCGCCGACGCGCGTCCGCAGCAGCCGCGCCAGAACGCCGCGCCGCCGCAGCAGCGCCAACAGGCCGGCGGCCGCCAGCGGCGGGGAGCGCCGACGAAGCTGGTCGTGTCCGAAGGCACACTCACAGGCACCACCGTCGCCCTCCAGGGCCAGACCATCACCCTGGGCCGGGCACACGACTCCACGATCGTGCTGGACGACGACTACGCGTCCAGCAGGCATGCCAGGATCTACCCGGACCGTGACGGCCAGTGGATCGTCGAGGATCTCGGGTCCACCAACGGCACTTATCTCGACCGGACCCGACTCACCACCCCGACACCGATTCCGCTGGGCGCGCCGATCCGCATCGGCAAGACCGTCATCGAGCTGCGGAAGTAG
- a CDS encoding DUF2252 domain-containing protein encodes MGENNVAVPEQRHEADDKDRGGVAAGGSGEGPRPRIPAVPGFAPRKASDGATSPKDAGKALRKKVSRSSHDQLRSPAGRPDAVQAVEESSRGRVPELTPIRVGRMAASPFAFLRGSAGLMAHDLVGTPVTGIGAQICGDAHAANFGLYGDARGRLVMDLNDFDETVVGPWEWDLKRLAVSLVLAGRVAGGSEDACRAAAFDAVGAYRRTMRLLAKLPALDAWNAIADEELVSHTDARDLLGTLERVEAKARNNTSARFAARSTEVVADGDEAGGRRFVDAPPVLRRVSDEEAAAVAASLGEYLTTVAEDRRPLLARYAIHDVAFRVVGTGSVGTRSYVVLLLDHRGDPLVLQVKEARASALLPHLASVGFPAPEPEHEGRRVVQGQKRMQVVSDSLLGWTTVEGRPFQVRQFRNRKGSVDPAALTPDQLDDYGRMTGALLARAHSHSADPRLLAGYCGRNEELDEAVAAFAVTYADRTEADHADLLTAIKSGRTAAELGV; translated from the coding sequence ATGGGCGAGAACAATGTGGCGGTGCCGGAGCAGCGGCACGAGGCCGACGACAAGGACCGAGGCGGCGTGGCGGCCGGCGGTAGCGGCGAGGGTCCGCGTCCGCGTATCCCCGCGGTGCCGGGCTTCGCGCCCCGCAAGGCATCGGACGGCGCGACCTCTCCGAAGGACGCCGGCAAGGCGCTGCGTAAGAAGGTGTCACGGTCCTCGCACGACCAGCTCCGGTCTCCGGCGGGGCGCCCCGACGCCGTGCAGGCGGTGGAGGAGTCGAGCCGTGGACGTGTGCCGGAGCTCACTCCGATACGGGTCGGGCGGATGGCGGCCTCCCCGTTCGCGTTCCTTCGGGGATCGGCCGGGCTGATGGCCCACGACCTGGTGGGCACGCCCGTCACCGGAATCGGCGCACAGATATGCGGTGACGCGCACGCCGCGAACTTCGGTCTCTACGGAGACGCCCGTGGTCGGCTCGTGATGGACCTCAACGACTTCGACGAGACCGTCGTCGGCCCGTGGGAGTGGGACCTCAAGCGGCTCGCGGTGTCCCTGGTGCTGGCCGGCCGGGTGGCGGGGGGCAGCGAGGACGCGTGCCGCGCGGCGGCCTTCGACGCCGTGGGCGCCTATCGCCGCACCATGCGGTTGCTGGCCAAGCTGCCGGCGCTGGACGCCTGGAACGCCATCGCCGACGAGGAACTGGTCTCGCACACGGACGCGCGTGACCTTCTGGGGACGCTGGAGCGGGTCGAGGCAAAGGCCCGCAACAACACGAGTGCACGCTTCGCGGCCAGGTCGACCGAGGTCGTGGCGGACGGCGACGAGGCCGGTGGGCGTCGCTTCGTGGACGCCCCGCCGGTCCTGCGCCGGGTGTCGGACGAGGAAGCGGCAGCGGTCGCTGCCTCGCTCGGGGAGTATCTGACCACGGTCGCGGAGGACCGTCGTCCGCTGCTCGCCCGGTACGCGATCCATGACGTGGCCTTCCGCGTGGTGGGGACCGGAAGCGTGGGGACCCGCTCGTACGTGGTGCTCCTCCTCGACCACCGCGGCGATCCGCTGGTGCTGCAGGTGAAGGAGGCCCGGGCCTCGGCGCTCCTTCCTCACCTGGCGTCCGTCGGCTTCCCCGCGCCGGAACCGGAGCACGAGGGGCGCCGGGTCGTTCAGGGGCAGAAGCGGATGCAGGTCGTCAGCGACAGCTTGCTGGGCTGGACGACGGTGGAGGGGCGTCCCTTCCAGGTGCGGCAGTTCAGGAACCGCAAGGGCAGTGTCGACCCCGCGGCTCTCACACCCGACCAGCTCGACGACTACGGCCGGATGACGGGGGCGCTGCTCGCCCGTGCCCACTCCCACAGCGCGGATCCGCGGCTGCTCGCCGGGTACTGCGGCAGGAACGAGGAGCTCGACGAGGCGGTCGCCGCGTTCGCGGTGACGTACGCGGACCGTACGGAAGCGGATCATGCGGACCTGCTGACCGCCATCAAGAGCGGTCGGACGGCCGCTGAGCTGGGGGTGTGA